Proteins encoded in a region of the Deinococcus aestuarii genome:
- a CDS encoding 50S ribosomal protein L25/general stress protein Ctc, producing MELRAVPRKSQEKLAEGMIAAVAYNKEHNVSFALDRKAFDRAFRQQGTTGLFDIAIEGGETFPALVKTVQMDKRRRQPIHADFFMVTYGEPIEVSVPVHTSGKSRGETMGGLVDVVVHNLAVIAPGPRRIPQEITVDVTRLDIGDHLTAGQIRLPQGVKLAAAEDLVVISVLPSRLSEEELAAETQAAQVAGLVAAGELSEEAAEAVLEGDATIEEARAETTGEPATDEASGEDGTVQEQ from the coding sequence ATGGAACTGAGAGCCGTCCCCCGCAAGAGCCAGGAGAAGCTGGCCGAAGGCATGATCGCCGCCGTCGCCTACAACAAGGAGCACAACGTCTCCTTTGCCCTCGACCGCAAGGCCTTTGACCGCGCCTTCCGTCAGCAGGGCACCACCGGCCTGTTCGACATTGCCATCGAGGGCGGCGAGACCTTCCCCGCGCTCGTGAAGACGGTGCAGATGGACAAGCGCCGCCGCCAGCCCATTCACGCCGACTTCTTCATGGTGACGTACGGCGAGCCCATCGAGGTCAGCGTGCCCGTGCACACGTCCGGCAAGAGCCGCGGTGAGACGATGGGCGGCTTGGTCGATGTCGTCGTCCACAACCTCGCGGTGATCGCGCCCGGCCCCCGGCGCATTCCGCAGGAGATCACCGTGGACGTGACCCGCCTCGACATCGGCGACCACCTGACCGCCGGGCAGATTCGCCTGCCCCAGGGGGTCAAGCTCGCCGCCGCCGAGGACCTCGTGGTGATCAGCGTGCTGCCGTCCCGCCTCAGCGAGGAGGAGCTGGCCGCCGAGACCCAGGCCGCCCAGGTCGCCGGGCTGGTCGCCGCCGGCGAGCTCTCCGAAGAGGCCGCCGAGGCCGTGCTGGAGGGCGACGCCACCATCGAGGAGGCCCGCGCCGAGACCACGGGAGAGCCCGCGACCGACGAGGCCTCCGGGGAGGACGGCACCGTTCAGGAGCAGTAA
- the efp gene encoding elongation factor P, whose translation MISVTELRNGTKVEMDGGLWECLEYSHLKMGRGGAKVVTKFRNMESGSIVDRTFNSGEKLQDIYVDGKTMQYLYKDGQDYVFMDLETYDQVHLPGRLVGDASKFMKENTEVEVQMYGDKPLKITLPNQVILKIVQTDPGVRGDTVSGGTKPATLETGAVVQVPLFVEQDTNVKVDTRTGDYLSRA comes from the coding sequence ATGATCAGCGTGACTGAACTGCGAAACGGCACGAAGGTGGAGATGGACGGCGGGTTGTGGGAGTGCCTGGAATATTCCCACCTCAAGATGGGGCGCGGCGGCGCCAAGGTGGTCACCAAGTTCCGCAACATGGAAAGCGGTTCTATCGTGGACCGCACCTTCAACTCCGGCGAGAAGCTCCAGGACATCTACGTGGACGGCAAGACGATGCAGTACCTCTACAAGGACGGCCAGGACTACGTGTTCATGGACCTGGAGACTTACGATCAGGTGCACCTGCCCGGTCGCCTCGTCGGCGACGCCTCCAAGTTCATGAAGGAGAACACCGAGGTCGAGGTCCAGATGTACGGCGACAAGCCCCTCAAGATCACCCTGCCCAACCAGGTGATCCTGAAGATCGTGCAGACCGACCCCGGCGTGCGCGGCGACACGGTGTCCGGCGGCACCAAGCCCGCCACGCTGGAGACGGGCGCCGTCGTGCAGGTGCCCCTGTTCGTCGAGCAGGACACCAACGTCAAGGTGGACACCCGCACGGGCGACTACCTCAGCCGCGCGTAA
- the accB gene encoding acetyl-CoA carboxylase biotin carboxyl carrier protein codes for MNPDDLKKILDALSAADVREFSLQTGSYTLDLKRGPVTAGGSTPTAGSSMSSPAPSAAFQPAPMPAPTPAPTQSLTPVAPPTDAPEPATAAPSTPARSTGTPVKAPIVGTFYAASSPDAPAFVKVGDTVQAGQVLCIIEAMKLMNEIEAELGGTVREILVNNAEPVEYGQTLFIIE; via the coding sequence ATGAATCCAGACGACCTCAAGAAGATCCTCGACGCCCTGAGCGCCGCCGACGTACGCGAGTTCAGCCTCCAGACCGGCAGCTACACGCTCGACCTCAAGCGCGGCCCGGTGACGGCGGGGGGCAGCACCCCCACGGCGGGCAGCAGCATGAGCAGCCCCGCGCCGTCTGCGGCCTTCCAACCTGCTCCCATGCCCGCCCCCACCCCGGCCCCGACGCAATCCCTCACCCCGGTCGCCCCACCCACCGACGCGCCTGAGCCCGCGACGGCGGCCCCCAGCACCCCCGCCCGCTCCACCGGAACGCCCGTCAAGGCGCCCATCGTGGGCACCTTCTACGCGGCGAGCAGCCCGGACGCGCCCGCCTTCGTGAAGGTCGGCGACACGGTGCAGGCCGGGCAGGTGCTGTGCATCATCGAGGCGATGAAGCTGATGAACGAGATCGAGGCCGAACTCGGCGGCACCGTGCGCGAAATTCTGGTGAACAACGCCGAGCCGGTGGAGTACGGGCAGACGCTGTTCATCATCGAGTAA
- the accC gene encoding acetyl-CoA carboxylase biotin carboxylase subunit, with protein sequence MFKKILIANRGEIALRVIRTAREMGVKTVVVHSTADEKSLPVLIADEAVCVGPPASNASYLNIPNILSAAMMTGAEAIHPGYGFMAENPDFAEMCREHGIVFIGPTPESMRALGSKAGGREIAAQSNVPVVPGTGVLENVDAALLAAKQIGYPVLLKASAGGGGRGQKIVRTQEELRSAFGQAQEEARLYFGDPAIIMEKFLEEFRHVEVQVMGDGQGHVIHIGERDCSIQRRNQKLIEEAPSTLPDTLRQEILDAGVRLARHVNYAGAGTLEFIVDRDGNYYFMEMNTRIQVEHCVSEEISGLDFVRLQLGVAAGEGLPLRQEDVRLRGHAIECRINAEDPDKDFRPAAGKIEDIHFAGGPGVRVDSHAYSGYVIPPHYDSLIGKLIVWHDSRDQAISRMKRALEETVIHGPKTTVPLYIKIMDNPFYRRGAVMTNFLRTRLEV encoded by the coding sequence ATGTTCAAGAAAATCCTGATCGCCAACCGGGGCGAGATCGCCCTGCGCGTCATTCGCACCGCGCGCGAGATGGGCGTCAAGACGGTCGTGGTCCACTCCACCGCCGACGAGAAGAGCCTGCCCGTCCTCATCGCCGACGAGGCCGTTTGCGTCGGGCCGCCCGCGTCGAACGCCTCGTACCTCAACATCCCCAATATCCTCTCGGCGGCGATGATGACGGGTGCCGAGGCGATCCACCCCGGCTACGGCTTCATGGCCGAGAACCCCGACTTCGCCGAGATGTGCCGCGAGCACGGCATCGTCTTCATCGGGCCCACGCCCGAGTCGATGCGGGCGCTGGGCTCCAAGGCGGGCGGGCGCGAGATCGCGGCGCAGTCGAACGTGCCCGTCGTGCCGGGGACGGGCGTGCTCGAAAACGTGGACGCGGCCCTCCTCGCCGCCAAGCAGATCGGGTACCCGGTGCTCCTCAAGGCGTCGGCGGGCGGCGGCGGGCGCGGGCAGAAGATCGTGCGCACCCAGGAGGAGTTGCGTTCGGCCTTCGGGCAGGCGCAGGAAGAGGCGCGGCTGTACTTCGGGGACCCCGCCATCATCATGGAGAAGTTTCTGGAGGAGTTCCGCCACGTCGAGGTGCAGGTCATGGGCGACGGGCAGGGCCACGTCATCCACATCGGCGAGCGCGACTGCTCGATCCAGCGCCGCAACCAGAAGCTGATCGAGGAGGCGCCCTCGACGCTGCCCGACACGCTGCGGCAGGAGATTCTGGACGCAGGGGTGCGGCTGGCACGGCACGTGAACTACGCCGGGGCGGGGACCCTCGAATTCATCGTGGACCGCGACGGCAACTACTACTTCATGGAGATGAACACCCGCATCCAGGTCGAGCACTGCGTCTCCGAGGAAATCTCGGGGCTCGACTTCGTGCGGCTGCAACTCGGGGTCGCGGCGGGCGAGGGGCTGCCCCTGCGGCAGGAGGACGTGCGGCTGCGCGGCCACGCCATCGAGTGCCGCATCAACGCGGAGGACCCCGACAAGGACTTTCGCCCGGCGGCCGGGAAGATCGAGGACATCCACTTCGCGGGCGGCCCCGGCGTGCGGGTGGATTCCCACGCCTACAGCGGCTACGTGATCCCGCCCCACTACGACTCGCTGATCGGCAAGCTCATCGTGTGGCACGACTCGCGCGACCAGGCGATCTCTCGCATGAAGCGGGCGCTCGAGGAGACCGTCATCCACGGTCCCAAGACCACCGTGCCGCTCTACATCAAGATCATGGACAATCCCTTTTACCGCCGGGGCGCGGTGATGACGAACTTTCTGAGGACCCGTCTGGAAGTTTAA
- a CDS encoding class I SAM-dependent methyltransferase — MTNMERRCSLSESAALAARDRVLSRLVGVEWPFSPLLGLLNPPPAADLLDVGARGRRLLRTLWAQGHIGRPVGLDPQPGRSDVPVGEANALPFAGGAFDVVTLVRVLGHLPNTQAV; from the coding sequence ATGACGAACATGGAGAGAAGGTGCAGCCTCAGTGAAAGCGCCGCTCTTGCGGCCCGCGACAGGGTGCTCTCGCGTCTGGTCGGGGTGGAGTGGCCGTTCAGCCCCCTGCTCGGTCTGCTCAACCCTCCCCCCGCGGCCGACCTGCTGGACGTGGGGGCCAGAGGGAGACGGTTGCTGCGGACCCTGTGGGCACAGGGACACATCGGCCGCCCGGTGGGCCTCGATCCGCAGCCCGGTCGCTCGGACGTGCCGGTGGGAGAGGCCAACGCTCTCCCCTTCGCGGGCGGGGCCTTCGACGTGGTGACCCTGGTGCGGGTGCTGGGCCACCTGCCGAACACTCAGGCAGTATGA
- a CDS encoding exodeoxyribonuclease III, which translates to MAPDPFPLQVTTLNVNGLRSALRKGLRDWVARERPDVLLLQEVRADAMPEALADLGYAGAWFPARRAGYSGVALLSPHPLADVRVGMEHPEMDDEGRVLSAVLAGVRFASVYLPSGSSGQGRQDFKDRVLADYHAWAAATLAEGVPLVIGGDYNVAHHEVDLKNWRSNRGSSGFLPHERAWMTAHLASGLTDTHRAHLGERAEYTWWSNRAGAYANDVGWRIDYLLAAGVTVRDLSVDRTVRLSDHAPLTGMVELPWPI; encoded by the coding sequence ATGGCGCCTGATCCTTTCCCCCTTCAGGTCACGACCCTGAACGTCAACGGGCTGCGCAGCGCCCTTCGCAAGGGCCTGAGAGACTGGGTGGCGCGCGAGCGGCCCGACGTGCTCCTGCTTCAGGAGGTGCGGGCCGACGCCATGCCCGAGGCCCTGGCGGACCTGGGTTACGCGGGCGCGTGGTTTCCCGCCCGGCGGGCCGGATATAGCGGCGTGGCTCTCCTGAGCCCGCATCCCCTCGCGGACGTGCGGGTCGGCATGGAACACCCCGAGATGGACGACGAGGGCCGGGTGCTCAGCGCCGTCCTGGCGGGCGTGCGCTTCGCCAGCGTCTACCTGCCGAGCGGGAGCAGCGGCCAGGGGCGCCAGGACTTCAAGGACCGCGTGCTCGCCGACTACCACGCGTGGGCGGCGGCCACCCTGGCGGAGGGCGTGCCCCTCGTCATCGGCGGCGACTACAACGTCGCGCACCACGAGGTCGACCTGAAGAACTGGCGGTCGAACCGGGGCAGCAGCGGCTTCCTTCCCCACGAGCGCGCGTGGATGACGGCCCACCTCGCCTCCGGCCTGACCGACACCCACCGCGCGCACCTCGGCGAGCGGGCGGAGTATACGTGGTGGAGCAACCGCGCGGGTGCCTACGCCAACGACGTGGGCTGGCGGATCGACTATCTCCTCGCGGCGGGCGTGACCGTCCGGGACCTCTCGGTAGACCGCACGGTGAGGCTCAGCGACCACGCGCCGCTCACGGGGATGGTCGAGCTCCCCTGGCCGATCTGA